In Candidatus Methanomethylophilus alvi Mx1201, a genomic segment contains:
- a CDS encoding Mrp/NBP35 family ATP-binding protein → MAAPVLSAEQIEEETRLRETLANIKHVIIVLSGKGGVGKSTVSSNLAEALSMSGFQVGIMDLDITGPNIPKMFHVEDEKLLVENDKLIPVQVPPSLKLMSMAFLLPSKDDAVMWRGPVKMGAVRQFIEDVNWGSLDYLVIDMPPGTGDEALSIVQLIPKADGAVIVTTPQDVALLDSRKSVTFAAQTGIPVIGIVENMSGFVCPHCGETIDIFKSGGGEATAKDIGVQFLGKVPLEPGVVASGDNGMPIVVANPESASAKAFQKIAEKVIKTIENEQKYLEEQRKKAQEKNQ, encoded by the coding sequence ATGGCCGCACCAGTACTTAGCGCAGAACAGATCGAGGAGGAGACCAGACTCAGGGAGACCCTGGCCAACATAAAGCACGTCATAATCGTACTCTCGGGCAAAGGCGGAGTTGGCAAATCTACCGTATCGTCCAACCTGGCAGAGGCCCTGTCCATGTCCGGGTTCCAGGTAGGGATAATGGATCTTGACATAACCGGACCGAACATTCCCAAGATGTTCCATGTGGAAGATGAGAAACTCCTCGTGGAAAACGACAAGCTTATACCCGTACAGGTCCCCCCTTCCCTCAAACTCATGTCCATGGCATTCCTGCTCCCCAGCAAGGATGACGCAGTGATGTGGAGAGGACCCGTCAAGATGGGGGCGGTAAGACAGTTCATAGAGGATGTCAACTGGGGATCCCTAGATTATCTCGTGATAGACATGCCTCCGGGGACCGGGGACGAGGCTCTGTCCATCGTCCAACTGATCCCGAAGGCCGATGGTGCCGTCATCGTCACCACCCCGCAGGACGTCGCCCTGTTGGACTCCAGGAAGTCCGTCACTTTCGCCGCCCAGACCGGCATACCTGTGATCGGGATCGTCGAGAACATGAGCGGATTCGTCTGTCCCCACTGCGGAGAGACCATCGACATCTTCAAGTCGGGAGGAGGCGAGGCCACTGCGAAGGATATCGGAGTACAGTTCCTCGGAAAAGTCCCGCTGGAACCCGGAGTGGTCGCATCCGGAGACAACGGTATGCCCATTGTCGTTGCGAACCCCGAGTCAGCTTCCGCCAAAGCCTTCCAGAAGATCGCCGAGAAGGTCATCAAGACCATCGAGAACGAGCAGAAATACCTCGAAGAACAGAGGAAGAAGGCACAGGAGAAGAACCAATGA
- a CDS encoding VOC family protein, with translation MPIGDPQGGNFQYTTEGLPESVFMASVPSKDPPSAVGFYRDVLMMDVVYSGPEEAVVRRGSAIVRIYRSERVGVDTGIFLGVDDTFDFHRRMIDEGVRFKLDPKRLPMGVATSFFDGEGNLLYAIETGAEPKIDPEVE, from the coding sequence ATGCCAATCGGTGACCCCCAAGGAGGTAATTTCCAGTATACGACAGAAGGGCTTCCTGAGTCCGTATTCATGGCGAGCGTCCCATCGAAGGACCCTCCGTCGGCCGTCGGATTCTATAGGGACGTCCTCATGATGGACGTGGTCTACAGTGGGCCGGAGGAGGCCGTCGTCAGGAGGGGGTCGGCGATAGTCAGGATCTATCGGTCGGAAAGGGTCGGAGTAGACACGGGCATATTCCTGGGGGTGGACGACACTTTCGATTTCCATCGCAGGATGATCGACGAGGGCGTCAGATTCAAACTCGATCCCAAGAGGTTGCCGATGGGGGTGGCGACATCCTTCTTCGACGGGGAGGGCAATCTGCTCTATGCCATAGAGACCGGTGCGGAACCGAAGATCGACCCGGAGGTTGAATGA
- a CDS encoding flavodoxin family protein: MKVIALNGSSRLIGNTSNLLAEFLDELEKEGIETEMVQLYDHEFQPCNDCRSCEMRGDGRCIMEDDDMNDILDRMRAADGVVLAAPAYAGGVPGAMKIFLERAGLALTMGDRALRGKAGAVLTVSAHDGGENAYNELTYWLIHNELNVVGTYPLPIFRALNSPQYEEDEQAMKGMARLVENMVSLLMKGASN, encoded by the coding sequence ATGAAAGTAATCGCTTTGAACGGGAGTTCCCGCCTTATAGGGAACACAAGCAATCTTCTCGCGGAGTTCCTCGACGAGTTGGAGAAGGAAGGCATAGAGACCGAGATGGTCCAGCTCTACGACCATGAGTTCCAGCCGTGTAACGACTGCCGTTCCTGTGAGATGAGGGGGGACGGAAGATGCATCATGGAGGATGACGACATGAATGACATCCTGGACCGTATGAGGGCGGCGGACGGCGTCGTTCTCGCCGCCCCCGCATATGCGGGAGGTGTTCCAGGAGCCATGAAGATCTTCTTGGAAAGGGCAGGTCTGGCACTTACTATGGGGGACCGTGCTCTGAGAGGCAAGGCCGGGGCCGTTCTGACCGTATCGGCCCACGACGGAGGGGAGAACGCATACAACGAGCTGACATACTGGCTCATACACAATGAGCTCAATGTCGTCGGGACCTATCCCCTGCCTATCTTCAGGGCCCTCAATTCCCCTCAGTACGAGGAGGACGAGCAGGCCATGAAGGGTATGGCCAGGCTGGTCGAGAACATGGTATCCCTTCTGATGAAGGGTGCCAGCAACTGA
- a CDS encoding PUA domain-containing protein, translating to MADVRIRKRKRLRNKEVKAISDQLEAELGVPVFSENEPVDRAESTDFDLLIVGNDILGIVYQEKVFLTVRGVIKYKPVKRFVTVDMGAVPFITNGADCMGPGIVEADESIQEGDFVWIRDVKNKVPLAVGISARSGPELAAKKPGKAIKSLNSVGDKLWKAGE from the coding sequence ATGGCAGACGTCAGGATCCGCAAAAGGAAGAGGCTCAGAAACAAAGAGGTAAAGGCCATCTCGGACCAGTTGGAGGCGGAGTTGGGCGTCCCCGTCTTTTCGGAAAACGAACCGGTAGACCGTGCCGAAAGCACGGATTTCGACCTTCTTATCGTAGGCAACGACATCCTCGGGATCGTCTATCAGGAGAAGGTCTTCCTCACCGTGAGGGGCGTCATCAAATACAAGCCTGTGAAGAGGTTCGTCACGGTCGACATGGGTGCGGTTCCGTTCATAACCAACGGTGCGGACTGCATGGGCCCCGGCATAGTGGAGGCCGACGAAAGCATCCAGGAAGGGGATTTCGTATGGATAAGGGATGTGAAGAACAAAGTGCCATTGGCCGTCGGGATTTCAGCACGTTCCGGCCCGGAATTGGCGGCCAAAAAGCCGGGGAAGGCCATCAAGTCGCTGAACAGTGTCGGCGACAAGCTTTGGAAGGCAGGCGAGTGA
- a CDS encoding HD domain-containing protein: protein MSDRVKTVHDPVHGGIRVDGFFLEIMDRHEMQRLRGVKQLGMGNFVFPGANHTRFEHCLGTYYLAGRMAKAIGLSEEDSLAVRTAAMMHDICHAPFSHTLEAVMEDATGLDHMELARNLICGKGKVFRDRDADLLAGSGSIADILESNGIDPVEVCDLIAYPESTERDLDNLTLDGMDHFPSKDYIHQIIHGPVDADQMDYLMRDAHYTGVVMGNIDVDRLLSTMRVVNDRICIERGGAPAAEGLMVSRALMYSSVYYHQTVRVLERMVTKAVLSSDLDLSEIYLWDDSDMTQALLSAGGSSSRLMRLVQNRMFYKKALEVSAGDVDEELSRILMKYKDHRKRIELEQHIADKAGLDVSEVVLEMTSSANLGSAKIKIGKTDVSIVGEDGKVRPLTRTSPIAKALQSRDSFSWSMLVACPEDKKEAVARATSKVLGL from the coding sequence TTGTCCGACCGCGTGAAGACCGTGCACGACCCGGTCCACGGAGGGATCCGCGTAGACGGATTCTTCCTCGAGATAATGGACCGGCACGAGATGCAGAGGTTACGCGGTGTGAAGCAGCTGGGTATGGGGAACTTCGTGTTCCCCGGTGCCAACCATACGCGTTTCGAGCATTGTCTCGGGACGTATTATCTGGCAGGCAGGATGGCGAAGGCCATCGGTCTGTCGGAGGAGGACTCGCTCGCGGTCAGGACGGCCGCCATGATGCATGACATCTGTCACGCACCATTCTCCCACACGCTTGAGGCTGTCATGGAGGATGCCACGGGCTTGGACCATATGGAGTTGGCGAGGAATCTCATATGCGGAAAGGGAAAGGTCTTCCGCGACCGTGACGCAGACCTCCTTGCAGGTTCCGGTTCCATCGCGGACATCCTCGAAAGTAACGGGATAGATCCGGTGGAGGTCTGCGACCTGATAGCCTATCCGGAGAGCACCGAGCGCGATCTCGACAATCTGACACTCGACGGGATGGACCATTTCCCGTCCAAGGATTACATACATCAGATCATCCACGGTCCGGTGGATGCGGACCAGATGGATTATCTCATGAGGGACGCCCACTACACCGGTGTGGTCATGGGCAACATAGACGTCGACAGGTTACTCTCTACGATGAGAGTCGTCAACGACAGGATCTGCATAGAGCGCGGAGGGGCCCCGGCCGCCGAGGGGCTCATGGTATCGCGTGCCCTGATGTACTCGTCCGTGTACTATCATCAGACGGTCAGGGTCTTGGAGAGGATGGTCACCAAGGCCGTCCTGTCTTCGGATCTGGATCTTTCGGAGATCTACCTGTGGGACGATTCCGATATGACCCAGGCGCTTCTATCGGCCGGGGGCAGTTCCTCCCGTCTGATGAGGCTGGTACAGAACCGCATGTTCTACAAGAAAGCCCTCGAGGTCTCCGCAGGGGACGTGGATGAGGAATTGTCCCGCATCCTCATGAAATACAAGGACCATCGCAAGAGGATCGAGTTGGAGCAGCACATAGCGGACAAGGCCGGCCTGGATGTTTCGGAGGTCGTTCTGGAGATGACGTCCTCGGCTAATCTCGGATCCGCCAAGATAAAGATAGGCAAGACGGACGTGTCCATAGTGGGGGAGGACGGCAAGGTCAGGCCTCTGACCAGGACATCCCCCATAGCCAAAGCCCTCCAATCCAGGGACTCGTTCAGCTGGTCTATGCTCGTCGCATGTCCAGAGGACAAGAAGGAGGCCGTAGCCAGGGCCACATCCAAGGTCCTGGGTCTTTGA
- a CDS encoding RtcB family protein encodes MVWNGKLEKVDDNRWLISRDQFPGMRTDAVIYSNDRLIGNVLNDNSPQQAANVACLPGIVGNSMAMPDIHWGYGFPIGGVAAVDAYQGSISPGGIGFDINCGVRLIKTDLTLEDIDGKVKDLMDELYRNIPSGLGSKGLTKVGQKDLSEILDIGSEWAVENGYGWEKDLEVTEEGGHMKDADQTGVGEKSRKRGLPELGSLGSGNHFLELDVVDDVFDERTAKAYGLKKGCITVTVHCGSRGCGHQIATDYLQKMEHYMKTEKVDLPDRQLACAPLSSRLGEEYYRAMCCGANYAWANRQMITHWTRESFEKVLGDSAESMGMDVVYDVAHNIAKMESHDVEGHREDVLVHRKGATRAFAPGRSEITMKYRDYGQPVLIPGDMSTGTYVLAGRQGAMKETFGSTCHGAGRQMSRKTAIENLNIETVRKKMADQGIYLRAGSDEGVLEEAPDAYKDVSEIIEVVCNAGLTAKVAKLTPIGVVKG; translated from the coding sequence ATGGTATGGAACGGAAAGCTCGAGAAGGTGGATGACAACAGGTGGCTCATATCCAGGGATCAGTTCCCCGGAATGAGGACCGATGCCGTGATCTATTCCAACGACAGGCTCATCGGCAACGTTCTGAACGACAACTCTCCTCAGCAGGCCGCCAACGTAGCATGTCTGCCCGGGATCGTCGGAAACTCCATGGCCATGCCGGACATCCATTGGGGATATGGATTCCCCATCGGCGGAGTCGCCGCCGTGGATGCCTATCAGGGGTCCATCTCCCCCGGAGGGATAGGTTTCGACATAAACTGCGGCGTCCGCCTTATAAAAACGGACCTGACCCTCGAGGACATCGACGGGAAGGTCAAGGACCTCATGGACGAGCTCTACCGCAACATCCCTTCGGGACTCGGATCCAAAGGACTGACCAAAGTGGGACAGAAGGACCTCTCCGAGATACTGGACATCGGATCCGAATGGGCCGTGGAGAACGGATACGGATGGGAGAAGGACCTGGAGGTGACGGAGGAAGGGGGACACATGAAGGATGCCGACCAGACAGGGGTCGGAGAGAAGTCCAGAAAGAGAGGACTCCCCGAACTCGGATCCCTGGGATCCGGCAACCACTTCCTCGAACTCGATGTAGTGGACGACGTGTTCGACGAAAGGACAGCCAAGGCCTACGGTCTGAAGAAAGGTTGCATAACGGTCACCGTCCACTGCGGATCCCGCGGGTGCGGACATCAGATCGCTACGGACTATCTCCAGAAGATGGAGCATTACATGAAGACGGAGAAGGTGGACCTGCCCGACAGACAGCTCGCCTGCGCCCCGCTCTCCTCCAGACTCGGAGAGGAATACTACAGGGCCATGTGTTGCGGTGCCAACTACGCATGGGCGAACAGGCAGATGATCACCCACTGGACCAGGGAGTCGTTCGAGAAGGTCCTGGGGGATTCCGCCGAATCCATGGGCATGGATGTCGTCTACGATGTGGCCCACAACATCGCCAAAATGGAGTCCCATGACGTGGAAGGTCACAGAGAGGACGTCCTCGTACACAGGAAGGGCGCCACCCGCGCCTTCGCACCGGGAAGGAGCGAGATCACCATGAAATACAGGGATTACGGACAGCCGGTCCTCATACCCGGAGATATGAGCACCGGGACCTATGTCCTCGCCGGAAGACAGGGTGCCATGAAGGAGACCTTCGGATCCACATGCCACGGTGCCGGAAGACAGATGTCCAGAAAGACCGCCATAGAGAACCTCAACATCGAGACCGTCAGAAAAAAGATGGCCGACCAGGGCATCTACCTAAGAGCCGGATCGGACGAAGGCGTACTCGAGGAAGCCCCTGACGCATACAAGGACGTCAGCGAGATCATAGAGGTCGTCTGTAACGCAGGACTTACCGCCAAAGTCGCCAAACTGACACCCATAGGCGTCGTGAAAGGGTGA
- a CDS encoding MtaA/CmuA family methyltransferase, whose product MAMTPRERVTAAMNKENLDRPPAAIFTQSATIGQMDATGAAWPEAHKNAEIMAKLAAAQADVFGFECCRTSFCLTAEAERLGCTVAVDKKDAAPMIKNHPFKFDCMEGVYDDPAAMMPIDEFLQGGRVAEVIKSCELLKKSHGENYCIVAGTTGPFTLAGHMVSTENLIFGMMMAPEEVDKWVAATAPICKAYAQTLIDNGADIIQMSEPSGSTDMLAPDMFEEAAGKAVAASLGATKNGLGNVLHICGDAYPIVDKMAACGPSVKGVSIEEKVDPYKAVEKVGKDTVLVGNVGSVKPLFQGTPEEVKEGVFRSCDAGFGIISSGCGIAPATSDENMKAFVEAVKAFQR is encoded by the coding sequence ATGGCAATGACTCCCAGAGAAAGAGTAACCGCAGCTATGAACAAAGAGAACCTCGACAGGCCCCCGGCGGCCATCTTCACCCAGTCCGCAACCATCGGACAGATGGATGCCACCGGCGCCGCATGGCCCGAGGCTCACAAGAACGCCGAGATCATGGCAAAGCTCGCTGCCGCACAGGCCGACGTGTTCGGATTCGAGTGCTGCAGGACTTCCTTCTGCCTGACCGCCGAGGCCGAGAGGCTCGGATGCACCGTCGCCGTCGACAAGAAGGACGCGGCACCCATGATCAAGAACCACCCGTTCAAGTTCGACTGCATGGAGGGCGTATACGACGACCCCGCAGCAATGATGCCCATCGACGAGTTCCTCCAGGGAGGACGTGTCGCAGAGGTCATCAAATCCTGCGAGCTCCTGAAGAAATCCCACGGTGAGAACTACTGCATCGTCGCCGGAACCACCGGGCCGTTCACCCTCGCCGGACACATGGTCTCCACCGAGAACCTGATCTTCGGAATGATGATGGCCCCTGAGGAGGTCGACAAGTGGGTAGCCGCAACCGCACCCATCTGCAAGGCATACGCCCAGACCCTCATCGACAACGGCGCAGACATCATCCAGATGTCCGAGCCTTCCGGATCCACCGACATGCTGGCCCCCGACATGTTCGAGGAGGCTGCTGGAAAGGCAGTCGCCGCATCCCTCGGAGCCACCAAGAACGGACTCGGAAACGTCCTCCACATCTGCGGAGACGCCTACCCCATCGTCGACAAGATGGCCGCCTGCGGACCCTCTGTGAAGGGAGTCTCCATCGAGGAGAAGGTCGACCCCTACAAGGCAGTCGAGAAAGTCGGAAAGGACACCGTCCTCGTCGGAAACGTCGGATCCGTTAAGCCCCTCTTCCAGGGAACCCCCGAGGAAGTCAAGGAGGGTGTCTTCAGGTCCTGCGACGCAGGATTCGGAATCATCTCCTCCGGATGCGGAATCGCTCCCGCAACCTCCGACGAGAACATGAAGGCCTTCGTCGAGGCCGTCAAGGCTTTCCAGCGCTAA
- a CDS encoding MFS transporter, with protein MTIESEKKKRMLSYRWAIFAVLALAYFFVYFHRTTGGAISDTLQDFFGVGTASVALLASAYLYAYTLMQIPSGILTDKFGPRKAATIFIFLIAAGSILSAASAAADNFTLMIVGKFIIGIGAAVVYIPIMKVLAVWYRKNEFASMSGILLLVGNVGGIAAATPMVLLMDGLGIQNTYIFLAVVTVVIAGLCWLIVRNHPSEMELPGIEDIVSEETGEPVTESTSAKMGTVEALKMTFASGRNFWPLAIWFFFMYGTIMLWQASQAGSFYKSVYGFSAGDAGIMVTMVGVGMVCGCPIAGRLSDRYFHSRKKVILIGTLVYTCLWGVIWATAGKGHMDGIAIQGVINFLFGFFGGFFVVAYAQIKELYPIAMAGTSTAALNLFPFAGGAILITIAGFMISDKTLAEFQNVWLMAFLMMVAACVCAFLSVEKGSDEKIWPLPEEED; from the coding sequence ATGACAATTGAATCAGAGAAGAAGAAGCGTATGCTTTCTTATCGTTGGGCCATATTCGCGGTCCTTGCGCTGGCATACTTCTTCGTATACTTCCATAGGACGACGGGCGGAGCGATCTCCGACACGCTGCAGGACTTCTTCGGCGTAGGGACGGCATCCGTCGCCCTCTTGGCCTCGGCATATCTCTACGCGTATACGCTGATGCAGATCCCCAGCGGGATACTCACGGATAAGTTCGGTCCGAGGAAGGCCGCTACGATATTCATATTCCTTATCGCAGCCGGGTCCATACTCAGTGCGGCATCGGCCGCCGCAGACAATTTCACCCTCATGATCGTAGGGAAGTTCATCATCGGTATCGGCGCCGCGGTCGTCTACATACCCATAATGAAGGTCCTGGCGGTCTGGTACAGGAAGAACGAGTTCGCCTCCATGAGCGGCATCCTGCTTCTGGTCGGGAACGTAGGCGGCATAGCCGCCGCGACCCCCATGGTCCTTCTCATGGACGGTCTCGGGATCCAGAACACCTACATCTTCCTCGCTGTGGTCACCGTCGTCATCGCAGGTCTGTGCTGGCTCATCGTGAGGAATCATCCGTCCGAGATGGAACTTCCCGGAATAGAGGACATCGTCTCGGAGGAGACCGGGGAGCCCGTCACCGAGTCGACGTCCGCCAAGATGGGGACCGTGGAGGCCCTCAAGATGACATTCGCCTCGGGGAGGAACTTCTGGCCTCTGGCGATATGGTTCTTCTTCATGTACGGTACGATCATGCTGTGGCAAGCCTCCCAGGCGGGTTCGTTCTACAAGAGCGTATACGGATTCTCCGCGGGGGATGCCGGGATCATGGTCACCATGGTCGGTGTCGGGATGGTATGCGGCTGCCCCATAGCCGGAAGGCTTTCCGACAGGTACTTCCACTCCAGGAAGAAGGTCATATTGATCGGTACCCTGGTCTACACCTGCCTGTGGGGAGTTATATGGGCTACCGCCGGAAAGGGACATATGGACGGTATCGCGATCCAAGGGGTCATAAACTTCCTGTTCGGATTCTTCGGAGGGTTCTTCGTCGTAGCCTATGCCCAGATCAAGGAACTCTATCCGATAGCCATGGCGGGGACGTCGACGGCCGCTCTGAATCTGTTCCCATTCGCAGGCGGAGCGATACTGATCACCATCGCCGGGTTCATGATATCGGACAAGACATTGGCGGAATTCCAGAACGTCTGGCTCATGGCTTTCCTGATGATGGTGGCGGCATGCGTGTGCGCATTCCTGTCGGTGGAGAAGGGTTCCGACGAAAAGATATGGCCCTTGCCGGAAGAGGAGGACTGA
- a CDS encoding metallophosphoesterase: MGVRKIRIMPGVTITNDRCLVLDEGPTAVIGDLHLGYESALEGEGMFIPRINTRSVREALNSIIDEYEPARIVLLGDIKHDFRRSSYQAREEVRQIVGLVSDAAEAVVIKGNHDNFLQNILSDMGLLALDHIDIQGFRLEHGHVDSGIRPVIIGHEHPSVKIPGELSGGMKLQCYVVARKEGVIVIPPFSPFASGNDLNPGPDAVMAPALKSCDVENAEVYGVSDMGLMEFGKLEDVSMLTI, encoded by the coding sequence ATGGGCGTAAGGAAGATCCGCATCATGCCGGGGGTAACGATAACCAACGACAGATGCCTGGTCCTGGACGAAGGACCTACCGCAGTCATAGGAGACCTGCATCTGGGATATGAGAGTGCCCTCGAAGGCGAGGGGATGTTCATCCCCCGTATCAACACACGGTCCGTACGCGAGGCCCTGAACAGCATAATCGACGAGTACGAACCCGCCAGGATCGTCCTTCTGGGTGACATCAAACACGATTTCCGTCGTTCCAGCTATCAGGCCCGGGAGGAGGTCCGGCAGATCGTAGGACTGGTATCGGATGCCGCAGAAGCGGTCGTCATCAAAGGGAACCATGACAACTTCCTCCAGAACATCCTGTCGGACATGGGTCTGCTGGCACTCGACCACATAGACATCCAGGGATTCAGACTGGAACACGGCCATGTGGACTCCGGCATAAGGCCCGTCATAATAGGTCACGAGCACCCGTCGGTGAAAATACCCGGGGAACTCAGCGGCGGTATGAAACTCCAATGCTATGTTGTGGCCAGGAAGGAAGGGGTGATCGTGATACCTCCCTTCAGTCCGTTCGCCTCCGGGAACGACCTCAACCCCGGCCCGGATGCGGTCATGGCCCCCGCCTTGAAATCATGCGATGTGGAGAATGCGGAGGTCTACGGCGTAAGCGACATGGGTCTGATGGAGTTCGGGAAACTGGAAGACGTCAGCATGCTCACCATATGA
- a CDS encoding single-stranded-DNA-specific exonuclease RecJ, with the protein MTLERLGKQFVMDFEKKISEETIDKINGCEYDMVWICDLGSAYMSRFVRNGVVVTDHHVPDPLWRRGQTFLDGFLSSYQMNPHLYGRSGSFEVCGAGMTYLLSKTIDPKNVDLAYLAVIGAIGDFQDDRYSRLVSYNRIILGDAEKAGDISTGYGLRYFGRETRPVLQFLQYGNEPRVEGITDDRDGCMDLLYKYDIKLTAEDGRRNTWVDLDPGDRAVLADELMSRLTNDEDRKALMGEIYTVNRYEVHSGLNDSKEFATILNSCGRYDDAVTGERICMGDVDALKDAERNRSDHRKNISASLAYVKENHLLRRLKHVQYFDAGTEIRETVVGIVAGMVLNSGEADTGMPIVAFAVADDGVKVSARASRSLTDRGLDLSQIMKDAAASVGGMGGGHSVAAGATIPEGKEESFLEEVDKLVAAQLCG; encoded by the coding sequence ATGACGTTGGAGAGATTGGGGAAACAGTTCGTTATGGACTTCGAGAAGAAGATATCCGAGGAGACCATAGACAAGATCAACGGGTGCGAGTACGACATGGTCTGGATATGCGATCTGGGGAGCGCATACATGTCCAGATTCGTCCGTAACGGCGTCGTGGTCACCGACCATCATGTGCCAGATCCTCTGTGGAGGAGAGGACAGACGTTCCTGGACGGATTCCTCTCCTCGTATCAGATGAATCCCCACCTGTACGGACGCTCCGGGTCCTTCGAGGTCTGCGGTGCGGGGATGACATACCTCCTCTCAAAGACGATAGACCCTAAGAATGTGGATCTGGCATATCTGGCGGTCATCGGTGCCATCGGGGATTTCCAGGACGATCGCTATTCCCGGCTGGTGAGTTACAACCGCATCATCCTCGGGGATGCCGAGAAGGCGGGCGACATATCCACGGGATACGGTCTCCGTTATTTCGGGAGGGAGACGCGCCCTGTGCTCCAGTTCCTCCAGTATGGTAACGAACCGAGGGTCGAAGGGATAACCGACGACCGCGACGGGTGTATGGATCTTCTTTACAAATACGATATAAAGTTGACCGCCGAAGACGGGAGAAGGAACACATGGGTCGATCTGGATCCCGGGGACCGTGCAGTGCTGGCGGACGAACTCATGTCCCGTCTTACGAACGACGAGGACAGGAAAGCCTTGATGGGTGAGATCTATACGGTGAACCGTTACGAGGTGCACTCCGGTCTCAACGATTCGAAGGAGTTCGCCACGATCCTGAACTCCTGCGGCAGGTATGACGATGCCGTCACCGGAGAGAGGATCTGCATGGGCGACGTCGATGCCCTGAAGGACGCCGAGAGGAACCGCAGCGACCACAGGAAGAACATCTCCGCCTCGCTGGCATATGTGAAGGAGAACCATCTGCTCCGCCGTCTCAAGCACGTGCAGTATTTCGATGCCGGTACGGAGATAAGGGAGACGGTGGTGGGAATAGTGGCCGGCATGGTGCTCAATTCCGGCGAGGCCGATACGGGCATGCCCATAGTGGCATTCGCCGTGGCCGACGACGGTGTCAAGGTATCGGCGAGGGCTTCCCGTTCTTTGACGGACAGGGGACTCGACCTTTCCCAGATCATGAAGGATGCGGCCGCATCCGTAGGCGGGATGGGAGGGGGGCACAGTGTCGCCGCCGGTGCCACGATCCCCGAAGGAAAGGAGGAGTCGTTCCTGGAAGAGGTGGACAAACTGGTCGCCGCACAGCTCTGCGGATGA
- a CDS encoding DMT family transporter: MDLVILAVFGILSGMMVLVQSPVNTALGRNVGSPVLASFISFLTGMVFLLALCIFTGTNMSISSDGIGSTPWWSYTGGICGAAIVLSFIILFSRVGAVNTVVLPLTGMLAMGAVIDQFGLFGSETYSVSALGVLGFILLAAGMVTVVTVPRHEKDGGKERIPNEDDGNSPIWYLFGIGVGVLMASQAAINGNLGIHLDSALHSALVSFVVGTAILFAACLWKRNLHDVVLVRENRVPWWMLTGGILGAAYIFFNAYLVPEIGTGTTVVLTITGQMIGSVIIDSFGLLGTVKKKTGALQIIGLALVFAGVVMVKMS, encoded by the coding sequence ATGGACCTGGTGATTCTCGCCGTCTTCGGCATCCTCTCCGGAATGATGGTCCTTGTACAATCCCCCGTGAACACCGCCCTCGGGAGAAACGTGGGTTCGCCTGTCCTCGCATCGTTCATCTCGTTCCTTACAGGCATGGTATTCCTCCTGGCACTGTGTATCTTCACCGGGACGAACATGTCCATATCCTCCGATGGGATCGGTTCCACCCCCTGGTGGTCGTATACGGGAGGCATATGCGGCGCCGCCATCGTCCTGTCTTTCATAATCCTGTTCTCCAGAGTGGGGGCGGTGAACACAGTGGTCCTCCCCCTCACCGGAATGCTGGCCATGGGTGCGGTCATAGACCAGTTCGGACTGTTCGGTTCCGAGACGTACTCCGTATCGGCCCTCGGGGTCCTTGGTTTCATCCTGCTCGCCGCAGGGATGGTGACAGTGGTGACCGTTCCGCGTCACGAAAAGGACGGTGGGAAGGAAAGGATACCGAATGAAGATGACGGGAACAGCCCGATATGGTATCTGTTCGGGATCGGCGTGGGGGTCCTCATGGCCTCGCAGGCGGCCATAAACGGCAATCTGGGTATTCATCTGGATTCGGCCCTGCACTCGGCCCTCGTATCGTTCGTTGTCGGAACGGCCATCCTGTTCGCGGCATGCCTGTGGAAGAGGAATCTGCACGATGTCGTCCTGGTGAGGGAGAACCGCGTCCCGTGGTGGATGCTTACCGGGGGGATCTTAGGGGCCGCATACATCTTCTTCAATGCATACCTCGTCCCCGAGATCGGGACCGGGACCACCGTGGTGCTCACCATAACCGGGCAGATGATCGGCAGCGTCATAATAGACAGCTTCGGGCTCCTGGGTACCGTGAAAAAGAAGACGGGGGCCCTACAGATTATAGGTCTGGCACTCGTGTTTGCAGGGGTCGTTATGGTGAAGATGTCCTGA